One Malassezia vespertilionis chromosome 6, complete sequence genomic window, TTTCAGCcgcggagcgcgccgttgggtcccagcagcgcagcgacggaCCCTGTATGGGAGCCTTCAATGTCGTCGCGGCTTGCCGAGGCCCCCGTATTCGTTCCGCGAAGTGCCTCTACGCTTCCCGACGAGCCCTCGGTGCTTTCTCCGCcgcccgcggcgctgtcGTCTGCCGAGTTCGACGCGCcgattgcgcgcgacgaagagcgcacgcaagccGTGCGTCACCCGCTGCAGTACCACCTgtatgcgccgccgtttcCGCATGTCAGCAACTTTCATCCCGCGCACCTCGCAGCCATGACCTTTTTTATGGacccagcgctgcaagagacgctgcagcgcaagcaggaagcgctgcacgctgccgCAGTCCCGCCCGAATTGGGCGGCCCCGAGAAGCTGcccgatgcgctgcacgtcTACCACAGTCTTGTTCCGCTTGAGCCGGGGGATGGCATGCTGCCGCCCGGTCTTTCTAATCCGCGCTTCGCAGGGCCGAGCACCACGCACGGACTCACGGGCGCATCCGGGGATCCCAGCCGGGTGTTTGGGTACAGAACGGCAACGTACAAGGCTACGTGTGTGCTCGATGGAAAATGCTACCTCCTCCGCCGGCTCGAGGGGTtccagctgcagcacgatGCGGCGATCGCAACGGTCGAGCGCTGGCGCAAGATCCGGCACCCAAGCATCGTCGCAGTGCGCGAGGCATTCACGACACGCGCATTTGGAGACGCGTCCATTGTTTTTGTGTACGATTACCACCCACTCGCAACGACGCTCTACATGGAACACATGACTGTCAAGCCGCTCCAGCCCGACCAGCGCACGGGGCGGCTCCAGCCCGTCTCGATGCACGTTCCCGAGCGTGTCGTGTGGAGCTATGCGTGCCAGCTTGgcgctcttttgcgcgtcgtccacggcgctggactTGCCGCGCGGAGTATCGAGCCGAGCaaagtgctgcgcaccgcacagCATCGTATCCGGCTTGCAGGGTGCGCCATCTTTGACGTGGTGCTCTACCAGCCGAAGCCGCCCCCAGACACACTCTTGCAGTACCAGCGCGAGGAtttcgtcgcgctcggcaagctttTGCTGTGTGTTGCGTGCAACTCGGTGGCTGCTGCGCATACCCCCGACGCAAGCTTCGAGACGCTGAGCAAGAGGAAATAcagctcggcgctggagacGATGCTGGCGCGGCTGATGCAGACAAATGCACACGAGCCATTTACTGCAGACACCTTGATCCAGTTCCTTGCGCCGTACATGGCCGACGAGTtcgccggcgcgctgaaCTTGGGCGACCTGCTTGAGGCGTCGCTcatgcgcgagctcgagaaTGGACGGCTCGTGCGCCTGCTGTGCAAGCTGAACGTGCTTGGCGAACGGCACGAGTACGAGCAGGATGCAGCGTGGTCCGAGACGGGCGACCGATACGTGCTCATGCTGTTCCACGATATGGTGTTCCACACGGTCGACGAAAACGGGCGTGCAACACCCGACCTGAGCCATATCCTGACGCAGCTGAATAAGCTCGACGCGGGCATCGACGAGCGGATCATGCTGACGAGCCGCGACGAGCTTACTTGCCTTGTCGTGACGTACGCAGAGGTAAAGCGATGCATGGAGGCTGCGTACCGCGCGCTGACCGACGCATAGCGCAGGAAGCATAGCACAGGAAGCATAGCATAGCATAGCAAACACAGCATAGCATAGCATAGCACCGCATAGCACCGCAACCACAGCAACCACAGCAACCACAGCAACCACAGCAACCACAACAGCCACAACAAACCCAGCAAGCACAGCACAGCCTACATACAGCAAACACAGCATAGCACCTCGTATCCCTGACCTACACACTCTCTGCATCCTGGAACCAGTACGCACCATCGCCCACATCCAGCGCAATCTCCGCATCGCTGCAGAGCCGGTAGTCTCCGCCGTATGGCCGCACTGTAATCCGCCCAGTCtctgcacttgcgcacaTCAGCTCCCATAGCTCTGCACGATCCACTGAGCCGCCCAGCTGCACCAGCAGGTGCGCAAACGAAAGTCCCGGGCGCGCAGTGACCCATGCAAGCACCAATGCAAGCCTCTGCCGCCATACATGCTCGTTCACATTGCCATGCACATCGCGCCAAGTACGCGGAAAGGTGtggccgtgctcgagcagcgggACCGCCCATgcctcggcgtgctcggcaaggacgaggcgcgAGGTATCGTAGCCCGTAACAAGCACCTCGTgtgcctcgagcgcattgcgtgccgcatcgtgcatgctcggcgccaaCTGTGCTACAGGAAGACCGTCTGGCccggcacgctcgagcgccgagcgcagcaaaccgtgcgcgaggcgccCCGTGGGCCACACACAGGGTGCATTGCACGCCACAGGCGCCGGCAGTGCCTTGGTACGCGCCAGCGCGACCGAGCACTCTGTCTCGACATCGTccagcgtgcgtgcattgagctgcgagcgctggcgcagtgcaccgaGCGGTGCAGTATCGAGCGTCGGACGTACCGCGCCGTCTGCAAGCAGCTGGATCCACGCCGCCGTCTCGCCCTCGGACGCCGCGGGATGTGcatgcagcggcagcgcatgcaccgccgcggcaGCCGCGGCCTGTGTCTgcgaaagcggcgcatggagcaGCCGCAGGAACTCGTCGGTAAACGCAAGggcacgccgctcgccgcgctcgacaaaGCGCACCATTTTCTGCGCCAGCATCCGCGCCAATCCCGCCTCAAGCAGATCTTCGTCAAGGCATGTGCGCCACGCAGCATTGCCGGTCTCTGCAAGCATCTTGACCGCGGCGTCGTACACGCCGGCGCGTGCTCccaccgcgcgcttgtcTCTGTCGTGGGCAAAGGCGTACATGGATGTGCTAAATGCAtgtgcacgctgcatgTGCAGTCGATGCACCATCGGCAGCGTCTCGTtgggaagcgcaagcgacgcgcgcttcagCATCGgctgccagcgcgccgcatacGCCGGCGAGACCACATAGGGCAGCATCGTGCGCTTGGCCTCCGCGGCATGCTCCGCCATCAGCGTCTCTTTCTGGACATGCGCACGCAGGTACgcaatctcgcgcacgagATCGAGCTCCGTCATGCTCGGAAAGGTCGatgcatcgagcgcgccaCGCACGTGTGCATCCTTCAGCACCGCGCCCCatgcgcgctccagcagcagGAGGTACACCTGCTCGTCGGGCGCGCTCGCGAGCTGTTtcaggcgcgcgcgccatgtattccacgcggcgctcgcatGCTCGGCGTACGCAGGGTCCGCGCGAATGCACTGCAAGAGTGCGGTCCagtccagcggcgcgccgtgcagaTGGCGGTGGTGCAGAATGACGTACGCATCGCGCAGGGTGTCCTGGTGCTGTGCACTCCATGCGATGGCGTTGTGTtctcggcggcgcaccatgcgcggcttggTGTGCCGTCGCTGTGCGGCAATCGTGGAGCGTATCTGGgcacgcagctcgtccacgGTGCAGCTCGTTTTGCCGCCCAGGTAGCGCGTCTTTTGGTGGGCAaggaggcgctcgagcgtctcgcgccgtgcgcttggcagTGCTTCCTGtgcgcgctcctcggcgaGTGCTGCATCCCACGTCgactcgcgcgctgcgcggcggtccgcgactttttgcgcgagaATCGCGGCGAGGGGTTTGGATTtgggcgcgtgcgcaaaaaagGCCTCTACCGCGTCGTACGGCGCAAATATGGTAGCAGCAAGGCGTGCCAGCAGTGCGGGTGTGCACGGCGTCTCGGTGCGgtagcggcgcaggaacgCTTTTTGCTGGCGCTTGAGCTGGAACATATCCTGCCATGCGTgggtgctgtgcagcatcgGGAGCGGaagcggtgcgtgtgcggcgcgcagcgccgaccaaaaggcgcgcgcctcgtcgagcgtgtgcagcgcatagGACTGGCCCTCGAGGGTGGCCGCGGTGGCGAGCTGGAGCGTTGCGTCGGGCGCCATCTCGGCGAGGCCCAAAGTGCACAGCTGTGCGGCATAGCGTtggaagcgcggcgtgtaGGTCTTCTGGCGGCcgacgccgaggcgctgtgccAGCATCTCGggcagcgcctcgagcggcGTGTTGAGCATCGTGGGATTCGTAACCGCACGCAGCACCGCTTGGGTCTGGAGGCGGACGGGGATGAGCGCAATGTAGGTCCAGAGGGTGGCTTTGGTCCAGAACCATGCGAGCGGGACCGTGTggtggcgcgccgcgccgaatGCCGCCTCGTGGAATAGAcggaggcgcgcggcgcggccaaaGGGGAAGCCATAGTACTGCCGCAGGACGTGCGAAAGacgcgcaaatgcgcgctgcgtgccaagGTCGTCCATAGGGTCCGCGTCCGGCGCCACCTTTTCCGCAGTGGCCCACGGCAACGTCGTCGGCATCGatggcgcggcaaggcCCGCGTCGTCGGCCGTGATCGCGGCGCGTTTCATGCGCCGGGCGCTGCCGTCCCAGCCAGCGTCGCCCGCCGCGACGGCCTGCACAAACGTTTGCAGTGCAGACGGCGTTATATCAGGGTCGTACAAAATCGTGCGCTGCCTGTGTGCTTCGTCCGCGTGGCGCTGTGTGCGCGTGGTGTTCAGCAGGCCGTGCTGCGTGGCAAACGCGACTactttggcgcgcgtcgtgcggtCGGAAAAGTCGAGATGCGTGCTGCTTTCTTTGCACAGACGCGCAATATCAAGCGTGTCaatggcgccgccgtggcggtgcacaatgctttggagcgcggcgctgcggtggAACAGCGTGAGGTTCTTGCGTGGCGCAGGAGGTATGGGCGGCACTGCGGTGCGCGTgtcttgctgcggcgcagcgtcgtgcggtgcagcgtcgtgcggTGCGCAAACTGCCTCCACCGCTGGCTCCTGTGCCACTTTGCGCGGCCGGCCGCGCTTCGCTTGGCCAGTGAGGGGGTCGATGTTTGCTTTGCGCTTTTGCGACAGGGGCACGGGGCCGCTCACGTCGCGAAAGAAGCCAAGTGTGtgcatctgcgcgccgtgcacggcgctttggTACGCTTCCGCGCTCGTAAAGTGCGCTTCGCCGGGCAGGCTCGTGGGCACCGGCGCGctcgcaagcgcaagcgccgcctcgtTTGCGTAccccagcgcgacgcccaCGTCGATCTCGTCTTTTGCGCACTTTTCGCAGAAATGGCAAAAGGTATAGTAccggatgcgccgctcgcgcccTTGTTGCTcgaacggcgcgcagagcgtCCATGGCGAGtatggcgcggcggcttgGCGTCCAAGGATCTGCTCCATCATCCGCTTGATCTCGTGGGACGCGCcgaaatgcgccgcaagattCTGCATCGTGCATCCGCCGATGCCCGCATCGCCAACGGCACGGTGCAGCTGCCACTCAATCgtccgctcgcgctgcagcgcccaacGCGGCAACGTCTCCGCGGCAGGCGGAGCGTCCGTGTgcaggacgaggcgctgggcgaggCCTTggggcgtcgcgcgcacgtacaGCGGCGATAAATTGCCCAGCTGCacctgcacgcgctcgagcagccCCGCGTGCACAAAGCGGTTCAGGTAGGTGATAAATGCGCGCTTCAGGCCTCTGCACGGGCGCaggccgaggcgcagtgcgagccatgcgcgcggcgtcgtgtgctgcggcgagcgctcgagcaagcgGTGGAGTCGCTGCGTCAAGAGGTCCTGGCGCGAGTGCAGCCATACATTGCTCTGTTCCTCGCTGAGGAGGGGGTATGCGAGCATCTCGTCCTCGTGCTCGTAGAGCGCGGgcggcaggcgcggcgccgcggcggcgtcctCGACGTCCTCAAGCCCGTCCGCTCGTGCATCAGGCGCCCTGTCGCCGGTATCTTTTtcgtcgtgctgcgcgccgctctccaAGAGCGCCAGGCGCTCTGTCGTGACCCACACAGGCTCGCCGATCgccgtctgcgccgcttgctgggCACTCCACTGGGGATTCTGCGCAAGATACCGCTTGTCCACGACATAGTTCGACACGTGGCCCATCTCCGGCGCCGAAAACTTGGCGACAAGATCGCGCTCGACCAGCGTTTTGACCAGGTAAAAGACGGTTTTTTGGTCGTAGGCCGTAgcggcgcccagcgcaacGACAGTCATCCCgttctcgcgcgcgcggcatacaAGCTGCAGAACCGTGTACGCCGCATCAGAGAGAAACGTGCGCAGGTCCGTGCCGGtgacgacgcgccgcaccacaTCCGCGTCCAAAtacaggcgcagcgcctcgccgtaGCGCGTGTGCAAGGGCCCAAGCTGTGCACCGTGTTTGTCCAGCGGCGTAGGCGCCACAATGCCTGTGGATTTGCTTTTTCCGTGCACAGatacgcgcgccgcgtgcttggcctccgcgtgcggcgcatggaccgtgccgaggcgcacggcggGGTGTGCAAGCATGGCTTTCCACAGGTATGCTTTGTACGTGTCGTCCATCTTTGGCGGCATCCCGGTCCGCTCGGTGATATGCGCGTCGACCATCGCAAATAACCGCGCCATGTCCGTGCCTGCCTCGCCGTCCAGCGCGATTTGCTCCACGCAGTActccagcagcggcgccagcATGGTGGTGGTGTGGAGGTGTCACGTGGCTCTTCCTTCCGTCGTCCACATGCAGtcgagcatcgcgcgctgcctgCGGATCGAGCCGCTGCCGAAAGGGATGCGGGCAAATGCGgtggtgcagcgccaggCGAAGCAGCATGCTGAACGTGCGGCgcccaagccgcgcgcgccgtcggtgctggagcgcctcgcgtCGGGCCCGGCACCACTGCCAACGAATCTGCGCCTCGTGCcgtttgtgccgcgcaaggaGCGGTACTGGAAGGTGTGTTGCGTATGCGCTTACCCAGGTACACAAAGACCAGCGTGATATCTTAATGAAGGAGCTCAAGGAGACGtaagcgcgccgtgcgccgcacgccgcctTACGCCATAGTTTGTAGTCCACCGCCGACCACTCCACGTGACACGCCTCCATTGTCGCCCTcaccgcgcgtcgcttgccaATGGACACGGTCGCGGAACGGCGCCGAGATatgggcgcgccgccgcaccTCATGACGGATGTGTCACACACAAAGCGACGATCGCATTCGTCGGATGCATCGCTCCACCCGCCATCCACGCCACACGCCGTACATAGCGCGCTCGGGTCGCAGtcggcgcagcacgatGGCGCCAGCATGCCGCAGAGCACTGCCCATGTACGGGGGAGCTCCTACACGTCCCCTGGTGCCGTGGTGCAGACGTACGAGCGACATACATCGGAcatttcgcgcgcgatgATCGATTTACTTACGCCACTGCTGCCGACCGACGACGAGTATCGTGCCAAGGAAGCCACGCGGCGGCAGCTCGAGCaacttgccgcgcgtgtgAGTCCCGGTGCGAAGCTGATTGCATTTGGGAGCATGACCAATGGATTTGCACTGCGCAATTCAGGTACGTCGGCGCGACATGCTCACCACAGATATGGATCTTTGTTGTCTAGTGCGAGGCACGCTCGGGAACGAGACCGACGAAGACGACCACGATAccagtgcagcgcacgccgccacgTACACACGGTCCGCCTCGGAGATGGTCGAGATCCTTGGCGAGCTTATACGAAAGGAAACCGACTTTTACGTGCTGCCGCTCCCCAAGGCGCGGATTCCCATCATCAAGCTgagccgcgccgcgacgtCCGGTGCGCCGTACCCGATTGCGTGCGATATTGGATTTGACAaccagcttgcgctggagaaCACGCGGCTCCTGCTCTCCTATGCACGCATCGACCCGCAGCGGTTGCGCACACTGGTCCTCTTTTTAAAGGTGTGGACCAAGCGGCGGAAACTCAACTCGCCCTTTACAGGCACCTTGTCCTCCTACGGGTATACTCTGCTcatcctcttcttcctcgttCACGTCAAGCGCCCTCCCGTGCTGCCGAATTTACAGCGCATCTCCCCGGCACACACGCCCGAAATGCTGCAGGGGCACAATATCCACTTTTATGACGATATCGaaaagctgcgcaccgcatgGACGTCGCACTGCCGCGAGTCtgtcggcgagctgctcctcgaTTTCTTCCGGTTCTTCTCGCGCGACTTTAACTATGCAAAAGACGCCATCTCGCTCAGCACCGAGGCGGGACTCGTATCCAAAGAATCGCGCGGCTGGAGCACAGAGTACCTGTGCATTGAGGACCCCTTTCAACTGGGCTACAACGTCTCGCGCA contains:
- the PAN3 gene encoding PAB-dependent poly(A)-specific ribonuclease subunit 3 (BUSCO:EOG09261Q5L; EggNog:ENOG503NWS9; COG:A) codes for the protein MSGHASHHGPGADHAHGPHMDDLDRNRGTSLSNVLSSTNAKLATISFQPRSAPLGPSSAATDPVWEPSMSSRLAEAPVFVPRSASTLPDEPSVLSPPPAALSSAEFDAPIARDEERTQAVRHPLQYHLYAPPFPHVSNFHPAHLAAMTFFMDPALQETLQRKQEALHAAAVPPELGGPEKLPDALHVYHSLVPLEPGDGMLPPGLSNPRFAGPSTTHGLTGASGDPSRVFGYRTATYKATCVLDGKCYLLRRLEGFQLQHDAAIATVERWRKIRHPSIVAVREAFTTRAFGDASIVFVYDYHPLATTLYMEHMTVKPLQPDQRTGRLQPVSMHVPERVVWSYACQLGALLRVVHGAGLAARSIEPSKVLRTAQHRIRLAGCAIFDVVLYQPKPPPDTLLQYQREDFVALGKLLLCVACNSVAAAHTPDASFETLSKRKYSSALETMLARLMQTNAHEPFTADTLIQFLAPYMADEFAGALNLGDLLEASLMRELENGRLVRLLCKLNVLGERHEYEQDAAWSETGDRYVLMLFHDMVFHTVDENGRATPDLSHILTQLNKLDAGIDERIMLTSRDELTCLVVTYAEVKRCMEAAYRALTDA
- a CDS encoding oxalate--CoA ligase (EggNog:ENOG503P4Z5; COG:S) encodes the protein MLAPLLEYCVEQIALDGEAGTDMARLFAMVDAHITERTGMPPKMDDTYKAYLWKAMLAHPAVRLGTVHAPHAEAKHAARVSVHGKSKSTGIVAPTPLDKHGAQLGPLHTRYGEALRLYLDADVVRRVVTGTDLRTFLSDAAYTVLQLVCRARENGMTVVALGAATAYDQKTVFYLVKTLVERDLVAKFSAPEMGHVSNYVVDKRYLAQNPQWSAQQAAQTAIGEPVWVTTERLALLESGAQHDEKDTGDRAPDARADGLEDVEDAAAAPRLPPALYEHEDEMLAYPLLSEEQSNVWLHSRQDLLTQRLHRLLERSPQHTTPRAWLALRLGLRPCRGLKRAFITYLNRFVHAGLLERVQVQLGNLSPLYVRATPQGLAQRLVLHTDAPPAAETLPRWALQRERTIEWQLHRAVGDAGIGGCTMQNLAAHFGASHEIKRMMEQILGRQAAAPYSPWTLCAPFEQQGRERRIRYYTFCHFCEKCAKDEIDVGVALGYANEAALALASAPVPTSLPGEAHFTSAEAYQSAVHGAQMHTLGFFRDVSGPVPLSQKRKANIDPLTGQAKRGRPRKVAQEPAVEAVCAPHDAAPHDAAPQQDTRTAVPPIPPAPRKNLTLFHRSAALQSIVHRHGGAIDTLDIARLCKESSTHLDFSDRTTRAKVVAFATQHGLLNTTRTQRHADEAHRQRTILYDPDITPSALQTFVQAVAAGDAGWDGSARRMKRAAITADDAGLAAPSMPTTLPWATAEKVAPDADPMDDLGTQRAFARLSHVLRQYYGFPFGRAARLRLFHEAAFGAARHHTVPLAWFWTKATLWTYIALIPVRLQTQAVLRAVTNPTMLNTPLEALPEMLAQRLGVGRQKTYTPRFQRYAAQLCTLGLAEMAPDATLQLATAATLEGQSYALHTLDEARAFWSALRAAHAPLPLPMLHSTHAWQDMFQLKRQQKAFLRRYRTETPCTPALLARLAATIFAPYDAVEAFFAHAPKSKPLAAILAQKVADRRAARESTWDAALAEERAQEALPSARRETLERLLAHQKTRYLGGKTSCTVDELRAQIRSTIAAQRRHTKPRMVRRREHNAIAWSAQHQDTLRDAYVILHHRHLHGAPLDWTALLQCIRADPAYAEHASAAWNTWRARLKQLASAPDEQVYLLLLERAWGAVLKDAHVRGALDASTFPSMTELDLVREIAYLRAHVQKETLMAEHAAEAKRTMLPYVVSPAYAARWQPMLKRASLALPNETLPMVHRLHMQRAHAFSTSMYAFAHDRDKRAVGARAGVYDAAVKMLAETGNAAWRTCLDEDLLEAGLARMLAQKMVRFVERGERRALAFTDEFLRLLHAPLSQTQAAAAAAVHALPLHAHPAASEGETAAWIQLLADGAVRPTLDTAPLGALRQRSQLNARTLDDVETECSVALARTKALPAPVACNAPCVWPTGRLAHGLLRSALERAGPDGLPVAQLAPSMHDAARNALEAHEVLVTGYDTSRLVLAEHAEAWAVPLLEHGHTFPRTWRDVHGNVNEHVWRQRLALVLAWVTARPGLSFAHLLVQLGGSVDRAELWELMCASAETGRITVRPYGGDYRLCSDAEIALDVGDGAYWFQDAESV
- a CDS encoding RNA uridylyltransferase (EggNog:ENOG503Q321; TransMembrane:1 (i266-286o); COG:D) — protein: MDTVAERRRDMGAPPHLMTDVSHTKRRSHSSDASLHPPSTPHAVHSALGSQSAQHDGASMPQSTAHVRGSSYTSPGAVVQTYERHTSDISRAMIDLLTPLLPTDDEYRAKEATRRQLEQLAARVSPGAKLIAFGSMTNGFALRNSVRGTLGNETDEDDHDTSAAHAATYTRSASEMVEILGELIRKETDFYVLPLPKARIPIIKLSRAATSGAPYPIACDIGFDNQLALENTRLLLSYARIDPQRLRTLVLFLKVWTKRRKLNSPFTGTLSSYGYTLLILFFLVHVKRPPVLPNLQRISPAHTPEMLQGHNIHFYDDIEKLRTAWTSHCRESVGELLLDFFRFFSRDFNYAKDAISLSTEAGLVSKESRGWSTEYLCIEDPFQLGYNVSRTVTKDGLYTIRGEFMRAGRLLANRNVRADALIAELCEEREDELTQAPNYHARRFESSPRGGARMVWRDRRDGRRAEPGNLDGMHGFVFPPPPMFAPMPAAHAMQSAGAMLSRSADASPRTANMYFPVLGMPAMYAAPADASHAAKSVRSMSDAPASSPALRAESRFSQVPSHPFVLDDEVGKTAAMEHGTEGVKGGHPDTQPHPTHPTPGADAVRGNAHEPPSEEPDLFGMSPVW